From Aedes albopictus strain Foshan chromosome 1, AalbF5, whole genome shotgun sequence, one genomic window encodes:
- the LOC109410346 gene encoding xaa-Pro aminopeptidase ApepP: MKHAKKYIIGASALLIILVGCGVAVGRALNNDDEYMFDNTPKTMDTILTEIRSHMQDYSVAAYIVPSVDAHNTEYISQHDRRLQYVTNFTGSAGTAIITLDKALLWTDSRYHLQAENQLDSSHWTLMKEGVSGVLTRDQWLLENLPSGSQVGTDPFLIASTEFERLGAVLAAGGHRLVTLERNPVDIVWNNRPAQTSGDLIRLDIKFSGKRSADKITAIRETLDTHKATAIVINGLDEIAWLLNLRGTDIRYNPVFFAYVIVSKSEIILFTNPDRINETIQEHFREEGISVVVRDYGDILDGIETQAESDGKLIVATSCSQAIYSKVPADKRIQLYSVLATMKAVKNSVEAEGMRKTHIRDGAAVVRYLHWLEENVDSENITELSGAAKLREFRSMQENFVDLSFTAISAFGPNGAIVHYSPNEETDALITRDNIYLIDSGGQYFDGTTDITRSVHMGEPNVFQKEAFTRVLKGFLSLGSAVFPTKTSGTFFDAMARRSLWDVGLDYGHGTGHGIGSFLGVHEYPPSIVSSTSSPGNQGLQENMFTSNEPGYYEANQFGIRLEDIVQVVKANVAHDFGGRGALTFYTNTVAPLQTKLMDVALMSEHEVQLVNRYHERVLREVGPLLLEQKADDAYVWLGKQTQPIVKS; encoded by the exons AGCGCTCAACAACGATGACGAATACATGTTCGATAACACCCCGAAAACGATGGACACAATCCTGACGGAGATCCGTAGCCACATGCAGGACTACTCCGTGGCGGCTTACATCGTGCCGTCGGTTGATGCCCACAAC ACGGAGTACATCTCCCAGCACGACCGGCGCCTTCAATACGTGACCAACTTCACCGGTTCTGCTGGAACGGCGATCATTACCCTAGACAAGGCACTGCTCTGGACCGACTCGCGATACCACTTGCAGGCGGAAAACCAACTGGACTCCTCCCATTGGACCCTGATGAAGGAAGGCGTCAGCGGAGTTCTGACGCGTGACCAATGGCTGCTGGAGAATCTACCCTCGGGGTCTCAGGTTGGGACGGATCCTTTCCTGATCGCCAGCACTGAGTTCGAACGACTGGGAGCGGTTTTGGCAGCTGGTGGACATCGGCTGGTCACGCTGGAACGCAACCCGGTGGACATCGTGTGGAACAACCGTCCGGCGCAGACCAGTGGGGATCTGATTCGGCTGGATATCAAGTTTTCTG GAAAACGATCTGCCGATAAGATCACCGCTATCCGTGAAACCTTGGACACCCACAAAGCTACGGCTATCGTAATCAACGGACTGGATGAAATCGCCT GGCTGTTGAACCTCCGAGGAACGGACATCCGTTACAACCCGGTGTTCTTTGCGTACGTCATCGTATCCAAGAGTGAGATCATTCTTTTTACCAATCCGGACCGAATCAACGAGACCATCCAGGAGCACTTCCGAGAGGAGGGAATCTCCGTGGTGGTTCGAGACTACGGGGACATTCTCGACGGTATTGAGACCCAAGCTGAAAGCGATGGTAAGCTGATCGTGGCCACTTCGTGCAGTCAAGCGATCTACTCCAAAGTTCCGGCGGACAAGCGAATTCAGCTGTACAGCGTTCTGGCTACGATGAAGGCCGTCAAGAACTCCGTTGAAGCGGAAGGCATGCGGAAGACTCACATTAGGGATGGTGCGGCCGTTGTCCGTTATCTGCATTGGCTCGAGGAGAACGTCGATTCGGAGAACATAACGGAGCTGTCGGGTGCGGCGAAGCTGCGTGAGTTCCGTAGTATGCAGGAGAACTTCGTAGACTTAAGTTTCACCGCAATCAGCGCCTTCGGTCCGAATGGGGCCATCGTTCACTACAGTCCAAACGAAGAGACGGACGCCTTGATCACCAGAGACAATATCTACCTCATCGATTCCGGTGGTCAGTACTTCGATGGTACGACGGACATCACCAGATCTGTGCACATGGGTGAACCAAATGTCTTCCAGAAGGAAGCCTTCACCCGCGTTCTAAAAGGTTTCCTCAGCCTCGGATCGGCGGTCTTTCCCACCAAGACCTCCGGCACTTTCTTCGACGCGATGGCTCGCCGATCGCTGTGGGACGTCGGGCTGGACTACGGCCACGGCACCGGTCACGGCATTGGATCCTTCCTGGGAGTTCACGAATACCCGCCGTCCATAGTGTCCAGTACGTCCTCTCCGGGCAATCAGGGTCTTCAGGAGAACATGTTCACCTCGAACGAACCGGGATACTACGAAGCGAACCAGTTCGGGATCCGGCTGGAGGACATTGTCCAGGTGGTGAAGGCCAACGTGGCGCACGACTTCGGAGGTCGAGGGGCGCTGACGTTCTACACCAATACGGTGGCGCCGCTGCAGACCAAGCTCATGGACGTGGCGTTGATGAGTGAGCACGAGGTGCAGTTGGTGAACAGGTATCACGAGCGAGTTTTGCGGGAGGTAGGGCCTTTGCTGTTGGAGCAGAAGGCGGACGATGCTTACGTTTGGTTGGGCAAGCAGACCCAACCGATTGTGAAATCGTAG